One genomic region from Solwaraspora sp. WMMD792 encodes:
- a CDS encoding tyrosine-type recombinase/integrase, with protein sequence MTGREPAGAGALERVGLLERLMRAVRPEFRADVFRPGRDDAVFVRGECRLVNCLNMVGHPVRGLCDSHYQRWLHDPHRGGWEDWLAAEDERLLRRSVAPVCGVSGCNRSTTQNGLCQRHHRQWARRGRPEQTAWLAQVDYTPTEFGEADCQFPGCPRWAESAAMPYCHHHYARWKVAGRPDMAGWYAEVAREAVERQVPHVKLGRLGRHARLEVQYGLQCRHDEAVKRTPMLQVTTAVKHIVDASVTSLLDLDEPGWRKIFGAGRRIPCGQRDYASVSLRFVLDTRMRLIQLLIADDPWADQYPRDTWDLRLLGIPAGQPRLMHFGGIPQPWLRDVAKRWCRWRLARGVKASTVARNAIGVACFGRHLAAHAGSETRPADLTRERIESWLPTVAVRDHVGALSVFLRDVHRHDWLPDLPAGAFVFTDDAPPPRPAKPRFISEHLMRQLEAESNLALFDGDDARLVTRILINCGLRLKDARRLPFDCVVRDNTGAGYLAWVNHKIRERVAFFPISDTLAGQIADQQRRVLDRYPAGCRWLFPARKVNLNGSRPMPDISYRDYLNTWLRRIRLVDEHDRPTSVTPHQFRHTVATRLINADVPLHIVQQLLDHMSREMTAVYARLHNKTLRRHWENAVKVNADGQTTAIPADHPLADAAWMRLSMVRAKVTLPNGYCGAPVQTDCEYANPCLDCRFFITTTDFLDQHRRQRDETTKLINDAQRSGLARIAERNRRTLGKLDAIIDALETSQPGQIVAGGVVEDLGESLDAAG encoded by the coding sequence GTGACGGGCCGCGAGCCGGCCGGCGCTGGTGCGTTGGAGCGGGTTGGGCTGCTGGAGCGGCTGATGCGGGCAGTGCGGCCGGAGTTCCGCGCTGATGTGTTCCGCCCAGGCCGCGACGACGCGGTGTTCGTGCGTGGGGAGTGCCGGCTGGTCAACTGCCTCAACATGGTGGGACATCCGGTGCGAGGGCTGTGCGACAGTCACTACCAGAGGTGGCTGCACGATCCGCACCGGGGCGGGTGGGAGGACTGGCTGGCAGCCGAGGACGAACGGCTGCTGCGTCGCAGTGTCGCGCCGGTCTGCGGGGTGTCGGGCTGCAACCGGTCGACGACGCAGAATGGTCTGTGTCAGCGGCACCACCGCCAGTGGGCGAGGCGGGGTCGCCCCGAGCAGACGGCGTGGCTCGCTCAGGTTGACTACACGCCGACCGAGTTCGGGGAGGCCGACTGCCAGTTCCCCGGCTGTCCTCGGTGGGCGGAGAGCGCGGCGATGCCGTACTGCCATCACCACTACGCGCGGTGGAAGGTGGCGGGGCGGCCGGATATGGCCGGCTGGTACGCGGAGGTAGCCCGCGAGGCTGTCGAGCGGCAGGTCCCGCACGTGAAGCTGGGTCGGCTGGGCCGACATGCGCGTCTGGAGGTGCAGTACGGGCTGCAGTGCCGTCACGACGAGGCCGTCAAGCGTACCCCGATGTTGCAGGTGACCACTGCGGTCAAGCACATCGTCGACGCCAGCGTGACCAGCCTGCTGGATCTGGACGAGCCGGGTTGGCGGAAAATCTTCGGCGCGGGCCGCCGCATCCCATGTGGGCAGCGCGACTACGCGTCAGTGTCGCTACGGTTCGTGCTGGACACCCGGATGCGGCTGATCCAATTGCTCATCGCCGACGACCCGTGGGCCGACCAGTACCCCCGCGACACGTGGGACCTTCGGCTGTTGGGTATCCCAGCGGGCCAACCGCGTCTCATGCACTTCGGAGGGATCCCGCAGCCGTGGCTACGGGACGTGGCCAAACGGTGGTGTCGGTGGCGGCTCGCCCGTGGCGTCAAGGCGTCCACGGTCGCCCGCAACGCGATCGGCGTGGCGTGTTTCGGCCGGCACCTCGCCGCCCATGCCGGCTCGGAGACGCGGCCGGCCGACCTGACCCGGGAACGTATCGAGTCGTGGCTGCCCACCGTGGCGGTGCGAGACCACGTCGGGGCGCTGTCGGTGTTCCTGCGCGACGTGCACCGCCACGACTGGCTGCCCGACCTTCCGGCGGGCGCGTTCGTGTTCACCGATGACGCCCCGCCTCCCAGACCGGCCAAGCCCCGCTTCATCAGCGAGCACCTGATGCGGCAGTTGGAAGCTGAGTCCAACCTCGCGCTGTTCGACGGCGACGACGCCCGCCTGGTCACCCGCATCCTCATCAACTGCGGGCTGCGGCTCAAAGACGCCCGCCGGCTGCCGTTCGACTGCGTGGTGCGGGACAACACCGGAGCCGGCTACCTGGCATGGGTCAACCACAAGATCCGCGAGAGGGTCGCGTTCTTCCCGATCAGTGACACCCTCGCCGGGCAGATCGCCGACCAGCAGCGGCGGGTGTTGGACCGCTATCCGGCCGGCTGCCGGTGGCTGTTCCCGGCCCGTAAGGTCAACCTCAACGGCAGCCGACCGATGCCGGACATCTCCTACCGCGACTACCTCAACACCTGGCTACGGCGCATCCGGCTCGTCGACGAGCACGACCGGCCCACCTCGGTGACTCCGCACCAGTTCCGACACACCGTCGCCACCAGGCTCATCAACGCCGACGTGCCGCTGCACATCGTGCAGCAACTACTCGACCACATGTCCCGGGAGATGACCGCTGTCTACGCCCGGCTGCATAACAAGACCCTGCGCCGGCACTGGGAAAACGCGGTCAAGGTCAACGCCGACGGGCAGACCACCGCGATCCCCGCCGACCATCCCCTCGCCGACGCCGCGTGGATGCGACTGTCCATGGTCCGCGCGAAGGTGACCCTGCCCAACGGCTACTGCGGCGCCCCGGTGCAGACCGACTGCGAGTACGCCAACCCGTGCCTGGACTGCCGGTTCTTCATCACCACCACCGACTTCCTCGACCAGCACCGCCGCCAACGCGACGAAACCACCAAACTCATCAACGACGCGCAGCGCTCCGGCCTGGCCCGCATCGCTGAACGAAACCGGCGCACCCTGGGCAAGCTCGACGCCATCATCGACGCGCTGGAAACCTCGCAGCCGGGGCAGATCGTGGCCGGCGGCGTCGTGGAAGACCTCGGGGAGAGCCTGGATGCCGCCGGCTGA
- a CDS encoding tyrosine-type recombinase/integrase has product MSYTVVGADGLPVEAVEAFLAHLSVVGRSPNTVAAYAHDLRDFVEWLGQAGLDFRRLSLEELTGFFGWLARPVPARTPGVFMLPGTPSAVEPATLLRKRAALASFYRFHARRDGSVPALLGELVGPRATGPFVPMLAHTRRGRLGAQAYSPVRIPFARKPPVELPEGQVARLVAACPRRRDRFLLVLLDQTGLRLGEALGLRHADLRLRAGEVAVVPREDNVNGARVKGLKARVVPAPLVVFDAYADYMEAEYGTLDCDFVFVNLFRPPLGVPMTADSVAKLVARLRARTGIAGFSPHVLRHGYATRLLRAGVPVEVVAGLLGHASATTTSQTYSHLTVEDHRRALIAAGVLV; this is encoded by the coding sequence GTGTCGTACACGGTGGTCGGGGCGGACGGGTTGCCGGTCGAGGCCGTGGAGGCGTTCCTGGCGCATCTGAGCGTGGTGGGTCGTTCGCCGAACACGGTCGCGGCGTACGCGCACGATTTGCGGGACTTCGTGGAGTGGCTGGGCCAGGCCGGGCTGGACTTCCGGAGGCTGAGCTTGGAGGAGTTGACCGGGTTCTTCGGCTGGCTGGCGCGGCCGGTGCCGGCGCGGACGCCGGGGGTGTTCATGTTGCCGGGCACGCCGTCGGCGGTGGAGCCGGCGACGCTGCTGCGTAAGCGGGCGGCGCTGGCCAGTTTTTACCGGTTCCACGCCCGGCGGGATGGCTCGGTGCCGGCGTTGCTCGGCGAGTTGGTGGGGCCACGGGCGACCGGTCCGTTCGTGCCGATGCTGGCGCATACCCGCCGGGGTCGGCTGGGTGCGCAGGCGTACAGCCCGGTGCGGATTCCGTTTGCCCGCAAGCCGCCGGTGGAGTTGCCGGAGGGTCAGGTAGCGCGGCTGGTTGCTGCCTGTCCACGTCGCCGCGATCGGTTCCTGCTGGTCTTGTTGGATCAGACCGGGTTGCGGCTGGGTGAGGCGCTGGGGCTGCGGCACGCGGATCTGCGGCTGCGCGCCGGGGAGGTCGCGGTGGTGCCGCGCGAGGACAACGTCAATGGGGCACGGGTGAAGGGGTTGAAGGCGCGGGTGGTGCCCGCGCCGCTGGTGGTGTTCGACGCGTACGCCGACTATATGGAGGCGGAGTACGGGACGTTGGACTGCGACTTCGTGTTCGTGAATCTGTTCCGCCCGCCGTTGGGTGTGCCGATGACCGCTGACAGCGTGGCCAAGCTGGTGGCCCGGCTGCGGGCGCGGACCGGGATCGCCGGGTTCTCGCCGCATGTCCTGCGGCATGGGTACGCGACGAGGCTGCTGCGGGCCGGGGTGCCGGTCGAGGTGGTCGCCGGGTTGCTCGGCCATGCCAGCGCTACCACCACGTCGCAGACCTACAGCCACCTGACGGTAGAGGATCATCGTCGGGCCTTGATCGCCGCCGGGGTGCTGGTGTGA
- a CDS encoding DUF2637 domain-containing protein: MATEHDQHGWKAFAFPISVDGLEIVAALYMVVQRRAGRRTGWLPWIALVVGTAASLAANIAVGGESVIGKILAGWPALSMLIAVKLLFSMIDHGEDGQRTVPDDQRTSADRPTVLGTVPPASSAGDQPSGTTKGEQAGRAGPAGVGPADRPGGEQPSGTAATTASADARAVAHLLPAARAAGAALASAGRPLSRERLADALRKDGHGVSNERASLLMKVLRSEQETAGPGPDAVGGTATVS; this comes from the coding sequence ATGGCGACCGAGCACGACCAGCACGGATGGAAGGCGTTCGCGTTCCCGATCAGCGTCGACGGGCTGGAGATCGTCGCCGCCCTGTACATGGTGGTGCAGCGCCGCGCGGGACGGCGGACGGGATGGTTGCCGTGGATCGCCTTGGTGGTCGGCACCGCCGCGAGCCTGGCCGCGAACATCGCGGTCGGCGGCGAGAGCGTGATCGGCAAGATCCTGGCCGGCTGGCCCGCGCTGTCGATGCTCATCGCAGTGAAGCTGCTGTTCAGCATGATCGACCACGGCGAGGACGGTCAGCGGACCGTCCCGGACGATCAGCGGACGTCCGCCGATCGTCCCACTGTTCTGGGGACGGTTCCACCGGCCTCCTCTGCCGGCGACCAGCCGTCCGGGACAACGAAAGGCGAACAGGCCGGCCGCGCAGGGCCGGCCGGAGTCGGTCCGGCTGACCGGCCGGGCGGTGAGCAGCCGTCCGGGACAGCAGCGACGACGGCCTCGGCCGATGCGCGGGCCGTGGCGCATTTGCTTCCAGCCGCCAGGGCCGCTGGCGCGGCTCTGGCGAGTGCGGGACGTCCGCTGTCGCGGGAGAGGCTGGCAGACGCGCTCCGCAAGGACGGTCATGGTGTGTCCAATGAACGTGCGTCACTGCTGATGAAGGTGCTCAGGTCAGAGCAGGAGACGGCAGGACCCGGCCCTGATGCTGTGGGCGGTACGGCGACGGTGTCCTGA
- a CDS encoding MTH1187 family thiamine-binding protein, with amino-acid sequence MSVLVAFSVTPLGVGEDVGRIVAEGIRVVRASGLPNQTDAMFTLVEGDTWDEVMGVVKQAVEAVAALAPRVSTVVKVDYRPGVSGALTGKVEAVEQYLSEGVGE; translated from the coding sequence ATGTCCGTGCTGGTGGCGTTCTCGGTGACACCGTTGGGCGTAGGCGAGGACGTGGGTCGGATCGTCGCTGAGGGCATCCGTGTGGTCCGGGCCTCGGGCTTGCCGAACCAGACCGATGCGATGTTCACGTTGGTCGAGGGGGATACGTGGGATGAGGTCATGGGAGTGGTCAAGCAGGCGGTGGAGGCTGTGGCCGCGTTGGCGCCACGGGTGAGTACGGTAGTGAAGGTCGATTACCGACCGGGTGTTTCTGGGGCGCTTACCGGAAAGGTCGAGGCGGTGGAACAGTACCTCAGCGAAGGCGTCGGCGAGTGA
- a CDS encoding DUF397 domain-containing protein: protein MNFTIFTNWRKSSRSGGGDNCVEVAFAATSVVGVRDSKNLTGPILAFTAAEWRAFTHGVRLGEFDR, encoded by the coding sequence ATGAACTTCACCATTTTCACCAACTGGCGTAAGTCAAGTCGAAGCGGAGGCGGAGACAACTGCGTCGAAGTCGCGTTCGCCGCGACCAGCGTCGTCGGCGTTCGCGACTCAAAGAACCTCACCGGTCCGATCTTGGCGTTCACCGCAGCCGAGTGGCGCGCGTTCACTCATGGCGTTCGCCTGGGCGAGTTCGACAGGTAG
- a CDS encoding helix-turn-helix transcriptional regulator encodes MISPYVRRRRLAAELTRLREEHAYSSDKLAKTIGVARQRISRLENGHVAPDLDEIMRILAALDVGEKRWTQIMTIAREAQEKGWWEKFAKEMGPRQALYANLEAGARRINEYQMTLLPGLLQIPAFTEVRARADRATYSADFDPARALEARAARQRVLERPGGPIYEVIVDELAIRRFAAPPDVVRAQLDHLVDVGHHRKQVTIRILPLSASIEGYAVPRSPFFTYRYPDHDDPVVVAVDTVTSDLVLTDPTEVNKYLDLYRRLQEAAMTSADSRDFLAEVAEGLVHMAGSR; translated from the coding sequence GTGATCAGTCCGTACGTCCGCCGCCGGAGACTTGCGGCCGAGTTGACGCGGCTGCGCGAGGAGCATGCATACTCCTCTGACAAGCTGGCAAAAACTATCGGGGTCGCGCGTCAGCGGATTAGCCGCCTGGAAAATGGACATGTCGCACCTGATCTCGACGAGATCATGCGCATCCTGGCAGCTCTCGATGTCGGAGAAAAGCGCTGGACGCAGATCATGACCATCGCGCGCGAGGCTCAAGAAAAAGGATGGTGGGAGAAGTTCGCTAAAGAGATGGGACCGCGCCAGGCGCTATACGCCAATCTCGAAGCCGGAGCCCGCCGCATCAACGAGTATCAGATGACGCTGCTGCCTGGCCTACTTCAGATCCCGGCCTTCACCGAGGTCCGGGCACGAGCCGACCGCGCCACCTATTCCGCCGACTTCGACCCAGCCCGCGCACTGGAAGCCCGCGCCGCCCGGCAAAGGGTTCTGGAGCGACCGGGGGGACCGATCTACGAGGTGATCGTAGATGAGCTAGCAATCCGTCGGTTCGCCGCACCACCCGATGTGGTCCGCGCCCAACTTGACCACCTCGTTGACGTCGGACACCACCGCAAGCAGGTCACCATCCGGATTCTCCCGCTGTCGGCCTCGATCGAAGGATATGCGGTGCCCCGTTCGCCGTTCTTCACCTATCGCTATCCCGACCATGACGATCCAGTCGTTGTCGCCGTCGACACCGTCACCTCGGATCTCGTCCTCACGGATCCCACTGAGGTCAACAAATATCTAGATCTCTACCGGCGGTTACAGGAAGCGGCGATGACATCCGCAGACAGCAGAGACTTCCTCGCCGAGGTGGCAGAGGGCTTGGTTCATATGGCAGGGAGCAGATGA